The genomic region GCTGGGCGCAATGAAAGTGTTGATCAGCCGTGACGCCTCAGACATGGGAGGCGCAACAGGTTGCGCAGGCACGGGCGGTTGCATCATCGGTTGACCAGATGCGGGCTGACCAGGCGTGGGCGGTGGCAGTGTGCTCATAAACCATCCTACGTTGCAGAGTGCCAAAAGTTACGTCGCGGATTCTAACTCCCTGCCGCCCGCGTTGTCAGCCCCTCTTGCTGAAATGCTGCCAGCCTTTGGGCTTGAGCAGCCGCGCTTGGCCGTCTTCGCCGATGATGTGAATTGTCGGCTTGACGCTGCGCTTCAGGATGCTCCCAATCTCGGTGATGCGAACTCCCGCAATGGTCGCCGGAAGGCGCAGCCCCTTGGGTGCGGTAAACAGCAACTCGTAGTCATCGCCACCGTGCAGGGCCAGTTCCAGGTCTGCTCCGGCAGCGATGGGAACGGAGGCAGCATGGATCGTCGCTGAAACCTGGCTCTCTTGGCAGATATGCGCAAGGTCCACGGAGAGCCCGTCACTGATGTCAATCATGGCGGTGGCCAGGCCTCGACGCCGCAGCCGGCTTCCAACTTCCACCCGCGGTTCCGGATAAAAATGGCGGCTGCCGGTGCTGGGTTTCACGTTCTTGCCGGAATAAAGCTGCTTCAGGGTCGCCGCGGACGCGCCCAACTCCCCGGTGACGTAAATACGGTCGCCAGGACGCGCGGTGGAGCGCAGCAGCGCCTTGCCGGTTGGGGCTTTGTCGGTCAAAACCTGCCCGATGACGATGATGTCGGCAGTGATGTCGCGCGCGGCCGAGGTGTCGCCACCTGCTAGCTCGACCCCGAACCTGCGGGCCAGGCGAAGCAGGCCGCGGAGAAAGTCGTCCACCCAGCGTTGCGGCAAATCGGCAGGCAGGCCAATCGAAAGGAAACAGGCCAGCGGCTCGCCGCCCATGGCGGCAATGTCACTCAGACCCCGGGCCAGGCAGCGGTGGCCGACGCTCCCGGCCGGATGCCATTCCCGCCGGAAGTGGACGTTCTCGACGCAAAGGTCCGTTGTCACCAGCAGCTGCGATCTTGGAGCAATGCGCAGGATGGCGCAATCGTCCCCAATGCCCTTGACCACCGCGCGGTTCGCGGAGGTCTGCGCCAGCCTCTTGACGCTGGCAATGAATTGGCGTTCGGGCTTAATCAAGCAAGGTTAACTATATCGAATAAAAGGGCTTACGTCTTGTGCTGCAAATTCATCAGGCAGGCGTACTGCGGGAGGCCAGCCCAGAAGGACAACGCGGGTGATGGCCGGTTTTCCACCCTAGTGCTGCCGACCTTCGTCACAGAATGACCGCTAGAGTGCCGTTGACAGGCTGGAAAGCGCTTGTTAAGGTTACGGCACCCTATTTTTCCCTTTTTCTGGCCGCCTCAATGATTCTCCCCCTGCAAAGTTAAAGTTAAGGGCGCCAGAGAATGAGCCTTCCCGCCTTCGGTGCGGGAACACAGTTGACGGGCGAATGACCGCTGCAAGGAGAGCTAGAGCGGTTGCTGAGCTTGATAAGACATCTTTAATCTCGTTGGAGTCTATCTTTTGCGGAAACGTTTCTACATCATGCTGGTGGCTCGGAACTCGGAAGGCGAGCTTCTGAAGATTCCCGTCCCACTGCATTATTTATACGTCTTTATTGCCGGGGCTTTGATCGGCATGCTGGTAATTACCGGCATGGCCGGTTCTTATACCCGGATGGCCTTGAAGGCCCAGCGCTACAACCAGCTTCGTAACGAAGCCGCCGGCTTGCAGAAGCAATACAAACAATTGGAACAGATCGCCCAGGAAAACGAACTCCAGGCCCAATCTCTGAGTTCTCTTGCCGGTGAGGTCTCCTCCCTCTACGGGTTGAAAGCGGACCCGGCTTTTCAGGACGATGATCCAGTTTCGGCTTCCGTGCAGCAGCTCTACGCACTGCAGAAAACGGCCATGACCGGAGCAGCTTCCGTGGGTATCGGCATGGGCGATTTGCGCAACGCCAGCACCCGCGATTGGATGCGGCTGGCGGCGGCACCCACGCTGTGGCCGGTTCAGGGACGGATCACCGGATCGTTCGGCGAACGCATTGACCCGTTCAGCGGTGAAGGCGCGTTTCATCGCGGTGTGGATATCTCCAGTGACCTTGGCACCCGCGTCATCGCTCCGGCGGACGGCGTAGTCCAATATTCTGACCTGATGAACGGTTACGGCCGCACCGTCCTGCTGGAACATGGCAACGGCATCAGCACTCTGTACGGGCACTTGTCCGGATTTGCCGTAGGCCCGGGACAGTTCGTGCATCGCGGCGACACGGTAGGCTACGTTGGCCAGAGCGGACGCAGCACCGGCCCGCATCTGCATTACGAAGTCCGCATCTTCAATACGCCCGTGAACCCGCACAAGTACATGCGCTTTACCTTTACCCAGCAGGTGGCCTCAGGATCACTCTAGGATTCTTAGCGCCGCCTCTTGCGAAATGGTGCGCTAGGCGTGGGTGAAGGCGAAGGTTCAGGGGCCGTGGCTTCTGACTGGGCCTGGGAAACAAGCTTCTTCAAAAACCGTGGTGAGAGCGTGGCATTGAAAACCGCCACGCTTTTTTCTTGGTGTACCTGAATGCTGTTGATGGCGGAGTTTACATCCGCGTCCGCTCCCCTGGGGTTCAGCGATTGCTCTGCTGACTGGTAGATGAAGAGAAAAGCGGTGGCCGCCTCTACTACTCGTTTTGCGTCTTTCTCGCTGGCCGCAAGCACGTCGGCACGGACCAGCAAGTCGCCGGTAAAGCGCAGCGATGCGACCGTGACCGTATTATGGAGAAAATCAAAGCTCATGCCGTTGGGCATCTGTGGCGTGCGTGATCCGGACGGCATGCGCGCGACCACCCATCCCAGGCTGCCCACCGGCACCCGGCGATAGTAGAGTTGCAAGAGCGATGGTCCATCCGGCAGCTTGCCCGCCTGCAATTTTCCCGCCTGTAGTTTTAATGACGCGTCAATCATTTCGTGCATAGCGTCGCTCGAATCCATGTTGGTCACAGCGACGCGCGCGTTCCCCAAAAGACAAACCCGCACGTTGTGGCCTTCATGCGGAATCACGAAGATGGTCCGTTCGCGATAGGTTTCGCGCAGCGAAGAGATTTTTTCCAGATAGCTCTTGAGGCGCTGCTCGTCAAAACGCCCGATGAAAACTTCCGCCGATTCGGTATCCCGGCCGTCGGCGGTGTCGCGGCGGGACATGGCGACTTCGTCCAAATCGCGCTCAATCTGGATTCCCGTCTGCTCGATGAAGTTCTGATAATCGCCTTCAATCTGGACCGGCTTGGACTTGCTCAGGTCCGCCAGGTGCACCGGCGCAAGATTGGCGTAAACCAGGACTTCGCCTTCCGGCAGCAGGCGCGCAGCCGCTGGCGGAGACTGGGAGCGGCGATACAGGAGCCAGCCCACGGCGGCCAGGACGACCAGTAAAAGGGCCAATATCAGCGGCTTGCGGCGCATGGTCATGGAGAGGACAGTATATAGATTGCAACCGCTGGAAACCCCGCGGCCTCGCCAATCGGGCCGGAAAATTGATACAATAATTTGACCGGCTATCAAGTTTGGCGCGGCTTCCAGTTGGGAAGCCTGGGCCGGTTAT from Terriglobia bacterium harbors:
- the thiL gene encoding thiamine-phosphate kinase, yielding MIKPERQFIASVKRLAQTSANRAVVKGIGDDCAILRIAPRSQLLVTTDLCVENVHFRREWHPAGSVGHRCLARGLSDIAAMGGEPLACFLSIGLPADLPQRWVDDFLRGLLRLARRFGVELAGGDTSAARDITADIIVIGQVLTDKAPTGKALLRSTARPGDRIYVTGELGASAATLKQLYSGKNVKPSTGSRHFYPEPRVEVGSRLRRRGLATAMIDISDGLSVDLAHICQESQVSATIHAASVPIAAGADLELALHGGDDYELLFTAPKGLRLPATIAGVRITEIGSILKRSVKPTIHIIGEDGQARLLKPKGWQHFSKRG
- a CDS encoding M23 family metallopeptidase; this translates as MRKRFYIMLVARNSEGELLKIPVPLHYLYVFIAGALIGMLVITGMAGSYTRMALKAQRYNQLRNEAAGLQKQYKQLEQIAQENELQAQSLSSLAGEVSSLYGLKADPAFQDDDPVSASVQQLYALQKTAMTGAASVGIGMGDLRNASTRDWMRLAAAPTLWPVQGRITGSFGERIDPFSGEGAFHRGVDISSDLGTRVIAPADGVVQYSDLMNGYGRTVLLEHGNGISTLYGHLSGFAVGPGQFVHRGDTVGYVGQSGRSTGPHLHYEVRIFNTPVNPHKYMRFTFTQQVASGSL